In Drosophila miranda strain MSH22 chromosome Y unlocalized genomic scaffold, D.miranda_PacBio2.1 Contig_Y3_pilon, whole genome shotgun sequence, a single window of DNA contains:
- the LOC117185894 gene encoding uncharacterized protein LOC117185894 isoform X2, producing the protein MVTEPKSVEPKVSTKEAQCQSSDCETSQQEPVSQVSSTKGARVRIFNAEDFLSRAQMNDKINNILRSPTKPPNGVRQRSVYTNNPSPQASLRVGMTGGQLSQRMSNIPLSSGTDSVGNMDRGSSSSLASSATVGTNTITSGISKDCANYPVGSQSARPYVQLLGIHISNPPQYGPGNMQEIDAGKMAHNGKALTGRYNATPTYGLDNEQNYCLLPSPMPPPPYALARVSSTRNFELENHTPPACPGSGPIAMTNGTIQLRLRDGVRIDMTLDKAVRVLNQRSMVAVALSRNCSNSALIHPNGRILQSGAKVEIVTYDGMKGNNFVRYAKMWYKGVSFTSEACALIYLVDTAGTRTTTDTFTDLTKDYTLAVFYDDSRHGPSYMAEVHDLIANSAYTCTEDGTEIYDINGFRITQAADGLVKVTRVDNKCLIRTSPGNGSATLTTPGIHCTASLGQTSHLFVRRNEKRMHFDGSCFIVRNAGHSAGFNENNLLIVY; encoded by the exons ATGGTCACCGAGCCGAAGTCCGTTGAGCCCAAGGTCAGCaccaaggaggcgcagtgccaGTCATCGGACTGCGAGACTTCCCAGCAGGAGCCGGTCTCGCAAGTAAGCAGCACGAAGGGCGCCCGTGTGAGGATCTTCAATGCCGAGGACTTCTTGTCGCGTGCTCAGATGAAcgacaaaatcaacaacatcttgcgctcgcccaccaagccgcccaacggggtgcgccagcgctccgtctacaccaacaacccatcgCCG CAAGCAAGCTTGCGTGTCGGCATGACTGGGGGGCAGCTGTCCCAACGCATGAGCAACATCCCGCTGTCCTCCGGCACGGACTCCGTGGGCAACATGGatcgcggcagcagctccagtctcGCTAGCAGCGCCACCGTTGGCACCAACACCATCACCAGCGGCATTTCCAAGGATTGCGCCAATTACCCCGTCGGCAGTCAGTCGGCCCGTCCATACGTCCAACTGCTGGGCATACACATTTCCAACCCTCCCCAGTACGGGCCAGGGAATATGCAGGAAATAGACGCTGGCAAAATGGCGCACAACGGCAAGGCACTCACAGGGCGCTacaatgccacgcccacctatgGCCTCGACAACGAGCAGAACTACTGCCTG TTGCCGTCTCCAATGCCCCCTCCACCATACGCCTTGGCACGCGTGAGCAGCACACGCAACTTCGAGCTCGAGAACCACACACCGCCGGCATGTCCCGGCTCTGGACCCATTGCCATGACGAACGGCACCATCCAGTTGCGCCTCCGCGATGGCGTGCG CATTGACATGACTCTGGACAAGGCGGTGCGCGTGCTCAATCAGCGCAGCATGGTGGCAGTTGCTCTATcacgcaactgcagcaactcggctttgatccaccccaatggacgcatcttgcagagcggcgctaaagtcgaaatagtcacctacgacggcatgaagggcaataactttgT TCGCTATGCCAAGATGTGGTACAAGGGTGTGAGCTTCACCAGCGAGGCGTGCGCTCTCATCTACCTGGTGGACACAGCCGGGACACGCACCACAACCGACACTTTCACCGATCTGACCAAGGACTACACCCTGGCAGTGTTCTATGA CGACTCGCGGCATGGTCCCTCTTATATGGCTGAAGTCCATGACCTGATTGCCAATTCAGCTTACACCTGTACCGAGGATGGCACTGAGATCTATGACATAAACGGATTTCGCATCACCCAGGCAGCCGATGGTCTGGTAAAGGTCACTCGTGTGGACAACAAGTGCTTGATTCGCACCAGTCCCGGCAATGGATCGGCCACTTTGACCACACCTGGCATCCATTGCACTGCCTCTCTGGGCCAGACCTCGCATCTGTTTGTTCG TCGCAATGAGAAGCGCATGCACTTCGATGGATCCTGTTTCATTGTACGCAACGCCGGACACTCCGCCGGCTTCAATGAGAACAACCTGCTCATTGTCTACTGA
- the LOC117185894 gene encoding uncharacterized protein LOC117185894 isoform X1: MVTEPKSVEPKVSTKEAQCQSSDCETSQQEPVSQVSSTKGARVRIFNAEDFLSRAQMNDKINNILRSPTKPPNGVRQRSVYTNNPSPQASLRVGMTGGQLSQRMSNIPLSSGTDSVGNMDRGSSSSLASSATVGTNTITSGISKDCANYPVGSQSARPYVQLLGIHISNPPQYGPGNMQEIDAGKMAHNGKALTGRYNATPTYGLDNEQNYCLNSQQLPSPMPPPPYALARVSSTRNFELENHTPPACPGSGPIAMTNGTIQLRLRDGVRIDMTLDKAVRVLNQRSMVAVALSRNCSNSALIHPNGRILQSGAKVEIVTYDGMKGNNFVRYAKMWYKGVSFTSEACALIYLVDTAGTRTTTDTFTDLTKDYTLAVFYDDSRHGPSYMAEVHDLIANSAYTCTEDGTEIYDINGFRITQAADGLVKVTRVDNKCLIRTSPGNGSATLTTPGIHCTASLGQTSHLFVRRNEKRMHFDGSCFIVRNAGHSAGFNENNLLIVY, encoded by the exons ATGGTCACCGAGCCGAAGTCCGTTGAGCCCAAGGTCAGCaccaaggaggcgcagtgccaGTCATCGGACTGCGAGACTTCCCAGCAGGAGCCGGTCTCGCAAGTAAGCAGCACGAAGGGCGCCCGTGTGAGGATCTTCAATGCCGAGGACTTCTTGTCGCGTGCTCAGATGAAcgacaaaatcaacaacatcttgcgctcgcccaccaagccgcccaacggggtgcgccagcgctccgtctacaccaacaacccatcgCCG CAAGCAAGCTTGCGTGTCGGCATGACTGGGGGGCAGCTGTCCCAACGCATGAGCAACATCCCGCTGTCCTCCGGCACGGACTCCGTGGGCAACATGGatcgcggcagcagctccagtctcGCTAGCAGCGCCACCGTTGGCACCAACACCATCACCAGCGGCATTTCCAAGGATTGCGCCAATTACCCCGTCGGCAGTCAGTCGGCCCGTCCATACGTCCAACTGCTGGGCATACACATTTCCAACCCTCCCCAGTACGGGCCAGGGAATATGCAGGAAATAGACGCTGGCAAAATGGCGCACAACGGCAAGGCACTCACAGGGCGCTacaatgccacgcccacctatgGCCTCGACAACGAGCAGAACTACTGCCTG AATTCCCAACAGTTGCCGTCTCCAATGCCCCCTCCACCATACGCCTTGGCACGCGTGAGCAGCACACGCAACTTCGAGCTCGAGAACCACACACCGCCGGCATGTCCCGGCTCTGGACCCATTGCCATGACGAACGGCACCATCCAGTTGCGCCTCCGCGATGGCGTGCG CATTGACATGACTCTGGACAAGGCGGTGCGCGTGCTCAATCAGCGCAGCATGGTGGCAGTTGCTCTATcacgcaactgcagcaactcggctttgatccaccccaatggacgcatcttgcagagcggcgctaaagtcgaaatagtcacctacgacggcatgaagggcaataactttgT TCGCTATGCCAAGATGTGGTACAAGGGTGTGAGCTTCACCAGCGAGGCGTGCGCTCTCATCTACCTGGTGGACACAGCCGGGACACGCACCACAACCGACACTTTCACCGATCTGACCAAGGACTACACCCTGGCAGTGTTCTATGA CGACTCGCGGCATGGTCCCTCTTATATGGCTGAAGTCCATGACCTGATTGCCAATTCAGCTTACACCTGTACCGAGGATGGCACTGAGATCTATGACATAAACGGATTTCGCATCACCCAGGCAGCCGATGGTCTGGTAAAGGTCACTCGTGTGGACAACAAGTGCTTGATTCGCACCAGTCCCGGCAATGGATCGGCCACTTTGACCACACCTGGCATCCATTGCACTGCCTCTCTGGGCCAGACCTCGCATCTGTTTGTTCG TCGCAATGAGAAGCGCATGCACTTCGATGGATCCTGTTTCATTGTACGCAACGCCGGACACTCCGCCGGCTTCAATGAGAACAACCTGCTCATTGTCTACTGA
- the LOC117185894 gene encoding uncharacterized protein LOC117185894 isoform X3 has product MVTEPKSVEPKVSTKEAQCQSSDCETSQQEPVSQVSSTKGARVRIFNAEDFLSRAQMNDKINNILRSPTKPPNGVRQRSVYTNNPSPQASLRVGMTGGQLSQRMSNIPLSSGTDSVGNMDRGSSSSLASSATVGTNTITSGISKDCANYPVGSQSARPYVQLLGIHISNPPQYGPGNMQEIDAGKMAHNGKALTGRYNATPTYGLDNEQNYCLNSQQLPSPMPPPPYALARVSSTRNFELENHTPPACPGSGPIAMTNGTIQLRLRDGVRIDMTLDKAVRVLNQRSMVAVALSRNCSNSALIHPNGRILQSGAKVEIVTYDGMKGNNFVRYAKMWYKGVSFTSEACALIYLVDTAGTRTTTDTFTDLTKDYTLAVFYDDSRHGPSYMAEVHDLIANSAYTCTEDGTEIYDINGFRITQAADGLVKVTRVDNKCLIRTSPGNGSATLTTPGIHCLFVAMRSACTSMDPVSLYATPDTPPASMRTTCSLSTERRS; this is encoded by the exons ATGGTCACCGAGCCGAAGTCCGTTGAGCCCAAGGTCAGCaccaaggaggcgcagtgccaGTCATCGGACTGCGAGACTTCCCAGCAGGAGCCGGTCTCGCAAGTAAGCAGCACGAAGGGCGCCCGTGTGAGGATCTTCAATGCCGAGGACTTCTTGTCGCGTGCTCAGATGAAcgacaaaatcaacaacatcttgcgctcgcccaccaagccgcccaacggggtgcgccagcgctccgtctacaccaacaacccatcgCCG CAAGCAAGCTTGCGTGTCGGCATGACTGGGGGGCAGCTGTCCCAACGCATGAGCAACATCCCGCTGTCCTCCGGCACGGACTCCGTGGGCAACATGGatcgcggcagcagctccagtctcGCTAGCAGCGCCACCGTTGGCACCAACACCATCACCAGCGGCATTTCCAAGGATTGCGCCAATTACCCCGTCGGCAGTCAGTCGGCCCGTCCATACGTCCAACTGCTGGGCATACACATTTCCAACCCTCCCCAGTACGGGCCAGGGAATATGCAGGAAATAGACGCTGGCAAAATGGCGCACAACGGCAAGGCACTCACAGGGCGCTacaatgccacgcccacctatgGCCTCGACAACGAGCAGAACTACTGCCTG AATTCCCAACAGTTGCCGTCTCCAATGCCCCCTCCACCATACGCCTTGGCACGCGTGAGCAGCACACGCAACTTCGAGCTCGAGAACCACACACCGCCGGCATGTCCCGGCTCTGGACCCATTGCCATGACGAACGGCACCATCCAGTTGCGCCTCCGCGATGGCGTGCG CATTGACATGACTCTGGACAAGGCGGTGCGCGTGCTCAATCAGCGCAGCATGGTGGCAGTTGCTCTATcacgcaactgcagcaactcggctttgatccaccccaatggacgcatcttgcagagcggcgctaaagtcgaaatagtcacctacgacggcatgaagggcaataactttgT TCGCTATGCCAAGATGTGGTACAAGGGTGTGAGCTTCACCAGCGAGGCGTGCGCTCTCATCTACCTGGTGGACACAGCCGGGACACGCACCACAACCGACACTTTCACCGATCTGACCAAGGACTACACCCTGGCAGTGTTCTATGA CGACTCGCGGCATGGTCCCTCTTATATGGCTGAAGTCCATGACCTGATTGCCAATTCAGCTTACACCTGTACCGAGGATGGCACTGAGATCTATGACATAAACGGATTTCGCATCACCCAGGCAGCCGATGGTCTGGTAAAGGTCACTCGTGTGGACAACAAGTGCTTGATTCGCACCAGTCCCGGCAATGGATCGGCCACTTTGACCACACCTGGCATCCA CTGTTTGTTCG TCGCAATGAGAAGCGCATGCACTTCGATGGATCCTGTTTCATTGTACGCAACGCCGGACACTCCGCCGGCTTCAATGAGAACAACCTGCTCATTGTCTACTGAGCGGCGTTCGTAG
- the LOC117194696 gene encoding uncharacterized protein LOC117194696 isoform X1 encodes MSNISLSSGTDSVGHMDRGSSSSLASSATVGTNTITSGISKECANYPVGSQSARPYVQLPGIHISNPPQYGPVNMQEIDACKMAHNGKALTGRYNATPTYGFDNKQNYCLNSQQLPSPMPPPPTPWHA; translated from the exons atgagcaacatctcgctgtcctccggcacggactccgtgggccacatggatcgcggcagcagctccagtctcGCTAGCAGCGCCACCGTTGGCACCAACACCATCACCAGCGGCATCTCCAAGGAGTGCGCCAATTACCCCGTCGGCAGTCAGTCGGCCCGTCCATACGTCCAACTGCCGGGCATACACATTTCCAACCCTCCCCAGTACGGGCCAGTGAATATGCAGGAAATAGACGCTTGCAAAATGGCGCACAACGGCAAGGCACTCACAGGGCGCTacaatgccacgcccacctatgGCTTCGACAACAAGCAGAACTACTGCCTG AATTCCCAACAGTTGCCGTCTCCAATGCCCCCTCCACCAACGCCTTGGCACGCGTGA
- the LOC117194696 gene encoding uncharacterized protein LOC117194696 isoform X2, giving the protein MSNISLSSGTDSVGHMDRGSSSSLASSATVGTNTITSGISKECANYPVGSQSARPYVQLPGIHISNPPQYGPVNMQEIDACKMAHNGKALTGRYNATPTYGFDNKQNYCLLPSPMPPPPTPWHA; this is encoded by the exons atgagcaacatctcgctgtcctccggcacggactccgtgggccacatggatcgcggcagcagctccagtctcGCTAGCAGCGCCACCGTTGGCACCAACACCATCACCAGCGGCATCTCCAAGGAGTGCGCCAATTACCCCGTCGGCAGTCAGTCGGCCCGTCCATACGTCCAACTGCCGGGCATACACATTTCCAACCCTCCCCAGTACGGGCCAGTGAATATGCAGGAAATAGACGCTTGCAAAATGGCGCACAACGGCAAGGCACTCACAGGGCGCTacaatgccacgcccacctatgGCTTCGACAACAAGCAGAACTACTGCCTG TTGCCGTCTCCAATGCCCCCTCCACCAACGCCTTGGCACGCGTGA